A window of the Halichoerus grypus chromosome 2, mHalGry1.hap1.1, whole genome shotgun sequence genome harbors these coding sequences:
- the TMEM267 gene encoding transmembrane protein 267, whose protein sequence is MASEAEKTHALLQSCSTESLISSLGLGIFCLVADRLLQFSIIQQNDWLQALSDNAVHCVIGMWLWAIVIGVKKTTDFGEIILAGFLASVIDVDHFFLAGSLSLKAALTLPRRPVLHCSTVIPVVVLTLRLTMHLFKLKDSWCFLPWMLFISWTSHHIRDGIRHGLWICPFGKTSPLPFWLYVIITSSLPHICSFVMYFTGTRQMMSSKHGIHIDV, encoded by the exons ATGGCATCTGAGGCTGAGAAGACCCATGCTTTACTCCAGTCTTGTAGCACTGAGTCTCTTATTTCCAGCCTTGGTCTGGGGATATTTTGCCTAGTAGCCGATAGACTTCTTCAGTTTTCAATAATTCAGCAAAATGACTGGCTTCAAGCCCTCTCAGATAACGCCGTACATTGTGTGATTGGCATGTGGTTGTGGGCAATTGTCATTGGAGTCAAGAAGACAACTGACTTCGGAGAAATCATTTTAGCTGGATTTTTAGCCTCTGTTATTGATGTAGACCACTTTTTTCTAGCTGGATCTTTATCTTTAAAG GCTGCTTTGACTCTTCCACGAAGACCTGTTCTTCACTGCTCTACGGTCATACCAGTTGTGGTTCTGACCCTGAGGCTTACTATGCACCTTTTCAAGCTCAAGGACTCATGGTGCTTTCTTCCCTGGATGTTATTTATATCGTGGACCTCACATCATATCCGAGATGGAATTCGTCACGGCCTGTGGATATGCCCATTTGGAAAAACCTCTCCTTTGCCATTCTGGCTTTATGTCATCATCACCTCCTCTTTACCTCACATCTGTTCGTTCGTTATGTATTTCACAGGGACCAGGCAAATGATGTCTTCAAAACATGGGATCCATATTGACGTCTGA